From one Mobula birostris isolate sMobBir1 chromosome 20, sMobBir1.hap1, whole genome shotgun sequence genomic stretch:
- the LOC140185264 gene encoding LOW QUALITY PROTEIN: E3 ubiquitin-protein ligase TRIM11-like (The sequence of the model RefSeq protein was modified relative to this genomic sequence to represent the inferred CDS: deleted 1 base in 1 codon): MSSPVFFFSAGVASPITTPPPFAAGPGLSMAEFFFPDLFNVFPIPPLCGNHHDLFPTDTGSDMMFIPRVCSACSGQSRYCRDQQLPESESVLNQEVLGVNMASKGQVESLTEEVICPICLDFFTDPVILECGHNFCRSCITRCWEREERNSCPECRLVFTDRTLRANRALVNLAEKFRNLIPNQKGKESKLHCEEHEEELKLFCETDKTLICLICRDAQKHREHRFMPIKEAVKIYKDQLKSSLDSLTKKKSDFQKKEQQQKEKISGVRKQSHSVQTHITSQFAELRQIITEKEQSLLRDLRTEEAKILNPMEKNLRAIQKNIRIIQEEISKIKEQMDQKDSVIFLKEEARQNRRINDDIQELTVTDETLPVEKFDHLYLLNTVLRETLDAINRVSVTLDVETANPCLEVSEDRKTVRWTGTRRNLPDTGKRFTNWACVLGSEGFTSGRHYWEVEVTGNRDWGLGVAAESVKRKRGDRLSPETGFWVIGQDDDVLHRDCDVFDDEFPSPESRLPVGPIPGRVGVYLSYESGTVSFYNAETKSHLHTFTRNKFTEKLYPLFRTWDGNQWLRIYSGSAPGL; the protein is encoded by the exons ATGTCcagtcctgtgttttttttttctgcagggGTTGCGAGCCCCATAACaacccctcctccttttgcagccgggcCTGGGCTGTCTATGGCCGAGTTTTTCTTTCCCGACCTGTTTAATGTGTTTCCGATCCCACCCTTGTGTGGAAATCACCACGATTTGTTCCCCACTGACACAGGCAGCGACATGATGTTCATTCCCCGAGTCTGCAGCGCGTGTAGTGGACAATCGCGGTACTGCAGG GATCAGCAGCTCCCCGAAAGTGAAAGCGTTCTGAATCAGGAAGTGCTGGGAGTTAACATGGCTTCGAAAGGACAGGTCGAGAGTTTAACCGAGGAGGTAATTTGTCCAATCTGTCTAGATTTCTTCACCGATCCGGTTATCCTGGAGTGTGGACACAACTTCTGTCGCTCTTGTATCACACGGTgttgggaaagggaggagagaaactcctgcccggaatgtaGGTTGGTGTTTACTGACCGCACCCTCAGGGCCAATCGGGCCTTAGTAAATCTGGCAGAAAAATTTCGAAATCTTATCCCGAATCAGAAGGGGAAGGAAAGTAAACTTCACTGcgaggaacatgaggaagaactgaaGCTGTTTTGTGAAACGGACAAGACACTGATCTGTCTGATATGTAGAGATGCGCAGAAACACAGAGAGCATCGCTTCATGCCGATTAAAGAAGCTGTTAAAATCTACAAG GATCAGCTAAAATCttccttagactctctcacaaaaAAGAAATCAGACTTCCAGAAAAAGGAACAGCaacagaaagagaagatttcCGGAGTTCGG AAACAGTCACACAGCGTTCAGAcccacatcacatcccagtttgcTGAACTGCGCCAGATTATCACTGAGAAAGAGCAGAGCTTGCTCAGGGATCTCAGGACAGAAGAGGCAAAGATTCTAAATCCAATGGAGAAAAATCTTCGAGCGATTCAAAAGAATATTAGGATTATTCAGGAGGAAATCTCAAAGATAAAGGAACAGATGGATCAAAAAGACAGTGTGATATTTCTCAAG gaggaagcTCGTCAGAACAGGAG GATTAATGACGATATCCAGGAATTGACAGTGACAGATGAGACCCTACCGGTTGAAAAATTCGATCACCTCTATTTGTTGAACACAGTGCTGAGAGAAACACTTGATGCCATTAATCGAG tctctgtcaccctggatgtggaaacggcgaATCCGTGTctcgaggtgtctgaggatcggaagaCTGTGAGATGGACCGGGACCCGGAGGAATCTCCCTGACACCGGGAAGAGATTCACAAACTGGGCTTgtgtgctgggatcggagggattcacatcggggagacattactgggaggtggaggtgacgggGAATCGGGACTGGGGTCTGGGAGTCGCCGCAGAATCTGTGAAGAGGAAGAGAGGGGACAGACTGAGTCCGGAGACCGGATTCTGGGTCATCGGGCAGGATGATGATGTGTTACATCGGGATTGTGACGTGTTCGATGACGAGTTCCCCTCCCCTGAGTCCCGTCTCCCTGTCGGTCCCAtccccgggagggtgggagtttatctcagttacgagtccgggacagtttcattttacaatgcggagaccaagtcccatctccacaccttcactagGAATAAATTCACGGAAAAACTTTATCCTCTCTTCCGGACTTGGGATGGAAACCAGTGGCTGAGGATCTACTCCGGTTCCGCTCCGGGTCTGTAA